One Canis lupus dingo isolate Sandy chromosome 3, ASM325472v2, whole genome shotgun sequence DNA window includes the following coding sequences:
- the C3H4orf19 gene encoding uncharacterized protein C4orf19 homolog, with the protein MGCRCCKMIQSYLFDPVQVASPGYVNEVNSCKADDGAPGKAKAQGKQSGDAPVHKEALRGEAPGAGSALNGVGPASAPAPAPAPAPAPQRGPRKQRSASRASPEPQVAGDADPRAEGPAAEEPEPAPRLPPPDYPAPQGCAVRPGSAGRGHPPAGGRGLRTPSAPETGWDAADEPVATDVLRLYLRDAGAAPGAAPGAAPGAPAAGSGGGWEDAPEDAAVAEALAALEAATAGEDVDEAD; encoded by the exons ATGGGGTGCAGATGCTGTAAAATGATACAAAG CTATCTCTTTGATCCGGTGCAAGTGGCCTCCCCCGGCTACGTCAACGAGGTGAACAGCTGCAAGGCGGACGACGGGGCCCCCGGCAAGGCCAAGGCGCAAGGCAAGCAGAGCGGCGACGCGCCGGTGCACAAGGAGGCGCTGCGGGGCGAGGCCCCGGGGGCGGGCAGCGCCCTCAACGGCGTCGGCCCCGcctcggccccggccccggccccggccccggccccggccccgcagcgCGGGCCCCGGAAACAGCGCAGCGCGTCGCGGGCCTCGCCGGAGCCCCAGGTCGCGGGCGACGCGGACCCCAGGGCCGAGGGGCCTGCGGCGGAGGAGCCCGAGCCCGCGCCGCGGCTGCCGCCCCCGGACTACCCGGCCCCGCAGGGCTGCGCGGTGCGCCccgggagcgcggggcgggggcacCCACCGGCCGGGGGGCGCGGCCTCCGCACGCCCTCGGCCCCCGAGACCGGCTGGGACGCGGCGGACGAGCCCGTGGCCACGGACGTCCTCAGGCTCTACCTGCGGGATGCGGGCGCCGCTCCGGGGGCGGCTCCGGGGGCGGCTCCGGGGGCCCCGGCCGCGGGGTCCGGAGGCGGCTGGGAGGACGCGCCCGAGGACGCGGCGGTGGCCGAGGCGCTGGCGGCCCTCGAGGCGGCCACGGCGGGAGAGGACGTGGACGAGGCCGACTag